In Calypte anna isolate BGI_N300 chromosome 28, bCalAnn1_v1.p, whole genome shotgun sequence, a single window of DNA contains:
- the TMEM259 gene encoding LOW QUALITY PROTEIN: membralin (The sequence of the model RefSeq protein was modified relative to this genomic sequence to represent the inferred CDS: inserted 5 bases in 4 codons; deleted 8 bases in 7 codons; substituted 2 bases at 2 genomic stop codons), whose product MSENQPNANNHHPANNNGGGGAAGGNNRGVRNPNLNQNPLINVRDRLFHALFFKMAVTYARLFPPSFRRVFEFFVLLKALFVLFILAYIHIRLFPALPSNCLEHVRDKWPRDGILRVEIQRNSSRAPIILQFCGVETFPGMVVEPTAEEEEEEEEMTVDMFENSSVKFELDIEPKVFSSPPRXAALRPCPHNELRXVSFSEAATKVWPQEEYIVEYSLEYGFLRLSQSTRQRLSIPVMVVTLDPTRDXCFGDRFSRLLXDEFLGYDDILMSSVKALAENEENKGFLRNVVSGXHYRFVSMWMARTSYLAAFVIMVIFTLSVSMLLRYSHHQIFVFHIDLLQMLEMNMSSFPASPWLSWFTLCPADISPLCPQAWKPSCHEFFNDTTTAFYIILIVWLADQYDAICCHTNTSKRHWLRFFYLYHFAFYAYHYRFNGQYSSLALVTSWLFIQHSMIYFFHHYELPAILQQIRIQEMLLQNQQVGQGTQTTPRDNLNKQHHSCPPSRLGTQGPLTPGPRDSSGPAALAPAEPSSVIAAAASVGSDLSWVAETAAIVTXSLLLSDLSSSLLEPAVVHEAVANGSPRMPPSSGFGCPHQGQQRTNPEAPVGSITIEVTSAPVVAAEGAPSGTPQPFPPQQTVSVEGSGGQARPSDKDKVTGSPPAPAQDTARDRHPGEAGTEQPLPSPSREQHTWLQTVLGAGLEEPVLSLCDFSGLPGRRLDFLCFYFLTSPSSLTH is encoded by the exons ATGTCTGAGAACCAGCCGAACGCCAACAACCACCACCCGGCTAACAACAACGGGGGCGGTGGAGCTGCCGGGGGCAACAACCGCGGGGTCCGCAACCCCAACCTCAACCAGAACCCGCTGATCAATGTGCGGGATCGCCTCTTCCACGCGCTCTTCTTCAAGATGGCAGTGACCTACGCTCGCCTCTTCCCACCCTCCTTCCGACGCGTCTTCGAGTTTTTCGTCCTCCTCAAG GCTCTCTTCGTGCTCTTCATCCTGGCGTACATCCACATCCGCCTTTTCCCCGCTCTCCCATCAAACTGCCTGGAGCACGTGAGGGACAAGTGGCCCCGGGATGGC ATCCTGAGGGTGGAGATACAGCGTAACTCCAGCAGAGCCCCCATCATCCTGCAGTTCTGTGGTGTGGAG ACGTTCCCAGGAATGGTGGTTGAACCCAcagctgag gaggaggaggaagaggaggaaatgacTGTGGATATGTTTGAAAACAGCTCTGTCAAG TTTGAGCTGGATATCGAGCCCAAGGTGTTCTCAAGCCCTCCCAGGTGAGCAGCACTGAGGCCCTGCCCCCACAATGAACTCAG AGTGTCATTTAGTGAAGCAGCCACTAAAG TGTGGCCACAGGAGGAGTACATCGTGGAGTACTCCCTGGAGTACGGGTTCCTGCGCCTCTCCCAGAGCACCCGGCAGCGCCTCAGCATCCCCGTCATGGTGGTCACCCTGG ATCCTACCAGGG CATGCTTTGGGGACAGGTTCAGTCGCCTGT CTGACGAGTTCCTGGGTTATGATGACATCCTGATGTCAAGTGTCAAAGCTTTAGCTGAAAACGAGGAAAACAAAG GTTTCCTTCGCAATGTGGTGTCTG AGCACTACCGCTTCGTCAGCATGTGGATGGCCAGGACATCCTACCTGGCAGCCTTTGTCATCATGGTCATATTT ACACTCTCTGTTTCCATGCTCCTGCGTTACTCACACCACCAGATCTTTGTCTTTCATA TTGACCTCTTACAGATGCTGGAAATGAACATG agctccttccctgcctccccgTGGCTGAGCTGGTTCACCCTGTGCCCTGCTGACATCagtcccctctgtccccaggcaTGGAAGCCATCATGTCACGAGTTCTTCAATGACACCACCACTGCGTTTTACATC ATCCTGATCGTGTGGCTGGCTGACCAGTACGATGCCATCTGCTGCCACACCAACACCAGCAAGAGG CACTGGCTCAG GTTCTTCTATCTGTACCACTTTGCCTTCTATGCCTACCACTACCGCTTCAACGGGCAGTACAGCAGCCTGGCACTTGTCACCTCCTGGCTCTTCATCCAG CACTCAATGATTTACTTCTTCCACCACTACGAGCTG CCCGCCATCCTCCAGCAGATCAGGatccaggagatgctgctgcagaaccAGCAGGTGGGGCAGGGGACACAGACCACGCCCAGGGACAACCTCAACAAACAACACCACAGCTGCCCCCCGTCGAGGCTGGGGACGCAGGGCCCCCTGACCCCGGGCCCCCGGGACAGCAGTGgccctgctgccctggctcCTGCCGAG CCCTCCAGCGTCatcgccgccgccgcctccgtGGGCAGCGACCTCAGCTGGGTGGCCGAGACCGCGGCCATCGTCACCTGAAGCCTCCTTCTCTCTGACCTGAGCTCCAGCCTCCTGGAGCCCGCCGTGGTGCACGAAGCCGTGGCCAACGGGAGCCCCAGGATGCCACCCTCCTCGGGTTTTGGTTGCCCGCATCAGGGTCAGCAGCGGACCAACCCCGAAGCGCCCGTGGGCTCCATCACCATCGAAGTCACCTCAGCCCCCGTGGTGGCTGCGGAGGGGGCTCCATCCGGcaccccccagcccttccctccccagcagacTGTGTCTGTCGAGGGCTCGGGTGGCCAAGCAAGGCCTAGTGACAAGGACAAGGTGACAgggagccccccagcccctgcccaggaCACTGCTCGGGACAGGCACCCCGGGGAAGCGGGgacagagcagcccctgcccagccccagcagagagcagcacacCTGGCTCCAGACCGTGCTCGGAGCCGGACTCGAGGAGCCTGTCCTGAGTCTCTGTGACTTCTCTGGACTGCCAGGAAGACGTTTGGATTTCCTTTGTTTCTATTTCCTCACTTCACCATCATCCTTAACCCATTAA
- the GRIN3B gene encoding LOW QUALITY PROTEIN: glutamate receptor ionotropic, NMDA 3B (The sequence of the model RefSeq protein was modified relative to this genomic sequence to represent the inferred CDS: inserted 9 bases in 7 codons; deleted 2 bases in 2 codons), with protein sequence MSSHPPPPHPEGPDPSAPPVLWLRLRLRRDGGAGQGIYREGGEFTAPGRLKQQLSAVRGRLPEGGGGGRSRWSKGQRGPPARAGVPLLDLGCLARQHESGAAPPDPPAPLGDGAGENRGWGLPARPGPPHRGAERRSLCGHGGLRALWLLAAVLGAAGGHPQPCRVPARNDPAAGPAVSVGALLPPAVPPRLRAALAAAAGTGGTPGPGGRLGGAELPHNLSLEVVAGGPATRDPGSLARWLCWAVAGRGVVAVLALPRSRRELLQLDFLATALQVPIVSLPETRGSLPFRAQSPLHFQMERQSSQETLVDVLVSVLQASDWQETNLVFCHPWDVSGFLGLWTRRSRLFLRTVLDLGYLEEPGAARSLRQHRERFRSLSSPVLLLGCDLRRARFIFQAAEESGLLPQEXHWMLGSPLSAGELQTEGLPLGCWPSARSAAPPLELFLQDAVELVARAIASAARVHPELSLLPTPLTLXTDRRRAGGETPGLLLSRVMANTSFQGRTGPLRVENATLVRPERLYRIWSLRRDXTGDPTWVTVGTWHHGTLELEQGAWQEPPQXHQSPGEGPPCQLRVVTLVEHPFVFTREWMRMELPAGQLCLDPGTNDSAVLDALFEELGAENGSVPXEYKKCCYGYCIDLLEKLAEDMAFDFELYIVGDGKYGAWKNGRWTGLVGDLLSGTAHMAVTSFSINSARSKVIDFTSPFFSTSLGILVRTKDTASPIGAFMWPLHWTMWVGIFVALHTTALFLTLYEWKSPYGMTPHGRNRMKIFSYSSALNLCYAILFGRTVSSKTPKCCTGRFLMNLWAIFCLLVLSSYTANLAAVMVGDKTFEELSXIHDPKLHHPSRGFRFGTVWESSAEEYIKKSFPEMHEYMRRHSVPTTPAGVTMLKTEPPKLNAFIMDKSLLDYEVSIDSDCKLLTVGKPFAIEGYGIGLPQNSPLTSNISEFISATSPRGSSTSLHDKWYKMVPCGKRVFAVTETLQMGIYHFSGLFVLLCIGLSGSLLTSLGEHIFYRLVLPRIKRKKKFNYWLHTSQKIHRALNTGTEEQKSRQLSLEQRCHPPAGAGGGQPWSTLRKEGRRVRFQLDKVPPQVEGSPQTPGTSXARDRAAGESELRELEGKIQEMREQLRAALLRRSELVAALGTARSGPEEPREQRDPPAQPCPGAAQQ encoded by the exons ATGTCCAGCCAcccgccccctccccaccctgagGGACCGGACCCCTCGGCACCCCCGGTTTTGTGGCTGCGGCTCCGATTGCGGAGGGATGGAGGGGCGGGTCAGGGCATTTACCGGGAGGGAGGAGAATTTACGGCTCCGGGCCGGCTCAAGCAACAGCTCAGCGCTGTCCGTGGGCGCCTGCCcgaaggaggaggaggaggaaggtccCGGTGGTCCAAAGGCCAGCGGGGACCCCCGGCAAGAGCGGGGGTTCCTTTGCTGGACCTGGGGTGCCTCGCAAGGCAGCACGAGTCCGGGGCGGCCCCTCCGGACCCTCCCGCTCCGCTCGGGGACGGGGCTGGCGAGAACCGGGGGTGGGGGCTGCCGGCCCGCCCCGGCCCGCCCCATCGGGGAGCAGAGCGGCGGAGCCTGTGCGGGCATGGGGGGCTGCGGGCGCTCTGGCTGCTGGCGGCGGTGCTGGGGGCGGCGGGggggcacccccagccctgccgcGTCCCGGCCCGCAACGACCCCGCCGCCGGCCCCGCCGTGAGCGTGGGGGCTCTGTTGCCGCCCGCCGTCCCCCCCCGCCTCCGCGCAGCCTTGGCCGCAGCCGCCGGCACCGGCGGGACCCCCGGCCCCGGGGGGCGTCTCGGGGGGGCGGAGCTGCCCCATAACCTCAGCCTGGAGGTGGTGGCGGGCGGTCCGGCGACGCGGGACCCGGGCTCGCTGGCGCGGTGGCTGTGCTGGGCGGTGGCGGGGCGCGGGGTGGTCGCGGTGCTGGCGCTGCCGCGGTCCCGccgggagctgctgcagctcgATTTCCTGGCTACTGCCCTCCAGGTCCCTATCGTCAGCCTCCCGGAGACCCGCGGGTCGCTGCCCTTCCGAGCACAG AGCCCTCTCCACTTCCAAATGGAGCGGCAGAGTTCGCAGGAGACGCTGGTGGACGTGCTGGTGAGCGTCCTGCAGGCTAGCGACTGGCAGGAGACCAACCTGGTGTTCTGCCACCCCTGGGATGTCTCCGGCTTCCTCGGCCTCTGGACCCGCCGTTCCCGGCTCTTCCTCCGCACCGTCCTGGACCTCGGCTACCTGGAGGAGCCCGGAGCCGCCCGCTCCCTCCGGCAGCACCGGGAGCGGTTCaggtccctctccagccccGTGCTGCTGCTCGGCTGTGACCTGCGGCGGGCTCGGTTCATCTTCCAGGCGGCCGAGGAGTCGGGGCTGCTGCCGCAGG TCCACTGGATGCTGGGCTCCCCGCTCAGCGCCGGCGAGCTGCAAACCGAGGGGCTGCCCCTGGGCTGCTGGCCTTCGGCGAGGTCAGCCGCCCCGCCGCTGGAGCTCTTCCTGCAGGACGCGGTGGAGCTGGTGGCCAGGGCCATCGCCAGCGCTGCCCGCGTCCACCCCgagctgtccctgctgcccacacccCTGACCCT CACCGaccggcggcgggcgggcggcgaGACCCCGGGGCTCCTCCTCTCCCG GGTCATGGCCAACACCTCCTTCCAGGGCCGGACGGGGCCCCTGCGTGTGGAGAACGCGACCCTGGTGCGGCCGGAGCGGCTCTACCGGATCTGGAGCCTGCGGAGGG TCACGGGGGACCCCACCTGGGTGACAGTGGGCACCTGGCACCACGGCaccctggagctggagcagggtgCCTGGCAAGAGCCACCGCA ACACCAGAGCCCTGGTGAAGGGCCCCCGTGCCAGCTGCGGGTGGTGACGCTGGTGGAGCATCCCTTTGTCTTCACCAGGGAGTGGATGAGGATGGAGCTGCCCGCcgggcagctctgcctggacCCTGGCACCAACGACTCCGCTGTGTTGGACGCCCTCTTTGAGGAGCTCGGTGCTGAGAACGGCTCAGTGC AGGAGTACAAGAAGTGCTGCTACGGGTACTGCATTGACCTGTTGGAGAAGCTGGCTGAGGACATGGCCTTTGACTTTGAGCTCTACATTGTTGGCGATGGGAAATACGGGGCCTGGAAGAACGGGCGCTGGACAGGGCTGGTGGGGGAC CTGCTCAGTGGCACGGCCCACATGGCCGTCACCTCCTTCAGCATCAACTCAGCACGGAGCAAAGTCATCGACTTCACCAGCCCCTTCTTCTCCACCAGCTTGGGCATCCTGGTGAGAACCAAGGACACGGCGTCGCCCATCGGGGCCTTCATGTGGCCATTGCACTGGACCATGTGGGTGGGCATCTTCGTTGCCCTGCACACCACAGCACTCTTCCTCACCCTCTACGAGTGGAAGAGCCCCTACGGCATGACCCCCCACGGCCGCAACCGCATGAAGATCTTCTCCTACTCCTCAGCCCTCAATCTCTGCTATGCCATCCTCTTTGGGCGCACCGTGTCCAGCAAGACGCCCAAATGCTGCACCGGCCGCTTCCTCATGAACCTCTGGGCCATCTTCTGCCTCCTGGTGCTCTCCAGCTACACTGCCAACCTGGCAGCCGTCATGGTGGGGGACAAGACCTTTGAGGAGCTCT GCATTCACGACCCAAAG CTCCATCACCCCTCACGGGGCTTCCGCTTTGGCACGGTCtgggagagcagtgctgaggagtACATCAAGAAGAGCTTCCCCGAGATGCACGAGTACATGCGGCGCCACAGCGTCCCCACCACCCCTGCCGGTGTCACTATGCTCAA GACGGAGCCCCCCAAGCTCAACGCCTTCATCATGGACAAGTCACTGCTGGACTATGAGGTGTCCATCGACTCCGACTGCAAACTGCTCACCGTGGGCAAACCCTTCGCCATTGAAG GTTATGGCATTGGCCTCCCCCAGAACTCGCCGCTGACCTCCAACATCTCCGAGTTCATCAGCGCTACAAGTCCTCGGGGTTCATCGACCTCCCTGCACGACAAATGGTACAAGATGGTGCCCTGCGGCAAGCGCGTCTTCGCCGTCACCGAG ACCCTGCAGATGGGCATTTACCACTTCTCGGGGCTGTTCGTGCTGCTCTGCATCGGGCTGAGCGGGTCCCTGCTCACCTCGCTGGGTGAACACATCTTCTACCGCCTCGTCCTGCCCCGCATCAAGCGCAAGAAGAAATTCAACTACTGGCTGCACACCAGCCAG AAAATCCACCGGGCTCTGAACACGGGCACGGAGGAGCAGAAGAGCCGGCAGCTGAGCTTGGAGCAGAG GTGCCACCCTCCAGCCGGGGCAGGCGGCGGGCAGCCCTGGAGCACCCTGCGGAAGGAGGGAAGGCGAGTGCGCTTCCAGCTCGACAAAGTCCCCCCCCAGGTTGAGGGGTCCCCACAGACCCCTGGGACAA AGGCCCGCGACAGGGCAGCGGGAGAGAGCGAACTGCGGGAGCTGGAG GGGAAGATCCAGGAGATGCGGGAGCAGCTGCGGGCGGCTCTGCTGCGGCGGAGCGAGCTGGTGGCTGCGCTGGGCACTGCCAGGAGTGGCCCCGAGGAGCCCCGGGAGCAGAG GgaccccccagcccagccctgcccaggtgCGGCACAGCAGTAA
- the WDR18 gene encoding WD repeat-containing protein 18: MAAPMEVALVSDAAGPLCNCSVWELHSGSALPGYRGGNSGPRGLALLGGEHLLGAQLGKSYINVWELQRKDQLQQKIICPGPVTCLTASPNGLYILAGVAESIYLWEVSNGNLLAILNRHYQDLTCLCFTDDSSHFLSGAKDCLALVWNLYSVLQAEPSQIPDPRHVWSRHSLPITDLCCGFGGPLARAATASLDQTAKLWEVSSGELLLSVLFDVGIMAVTLDLSEYHMFCGGMDGSIFQVDLCAWPVQRDRTFQTERENGKVFKGHRNQVTCLSVSTDGSLLLSGSHDETVRLWDIQSKQCLRTMNHKGPVTNAFIVLAPANMFNPDGKPSVPLPKFSKHLQGTESNDEQGTEGVTLRLGLHQQDSGESYLEKAERMYSQMYSTREKNLVGDQEHLTIQVSELEEEVSTLRKINKNLFDFSARIITKPAK, from the exons ATGGCGGCGCCCATGGAGGTGGCGCTGGTGTCGGACGCGGCGGGGCCGCTCTGCAACTGCTCCGTCTGGGAGCTGCACTCGGGCTCGGCCCTGCCCGGGTACCGCGGCGGTAACAGCGGCCCCCGCGGGCTGGCGCTGCTGGGCGGCGAGCACCTGCTGGGGGCCCAGCTCGGCAAGAGCTACATCAACgtctgggagctgcagaggaag GACCAGCTCCAGCAGAAGATCATCTGCCCCGGGCCTGTGACCTGCCTGACAGCTTCTCCCAATGGGCTCTACATCCTGGCAGGGGTTGCTGAGAGCATTTACCTgtgggag GTCTCCAATGGGAACCTCCTGGCCATCCTGAACAGACACTACCAGGACCTCACATGCCTCTGCTTCACTGATGACAGCAGCCACTTTCTCTCGGGGGCAAAAGACTGCCTGGCCCTGGTGTGGAACCTCTACAG tgtgctgcaggcagagccctcCCAGATCCCTGACCCCCGGCACGTCTGGTCCCGGCACAGCCTCCCCATCACCGACCTCTGCTGTGGCTTTGGGGGGCCCCTGGCACGGGCTGCCACAGCTTCCCTCGACCAGACAGCCAAG ctctgggaAGTCTCCTCTGGGGAGCTCCTGCTTTCCGTCCTCTTCGACGTGGGGATCATGGCTGTGACCCTGGACCTCTCTGAGTACCACATGTTCTGTGGGGGCATGGATGGCTCCATCTTCCAGGTTGACCTCTGTGCCTGG CCGGTCCAAAGGGACCGGACCTTCCAGACGGAGCGGGAGAACGGGAAGGTCTTCAAAGGGCACAG GAACCAGGTGACgtgtctgtctgtctccacGGATGGCAGCCTCCTGCTCTCGGGCTCACACGACGAAACAGTCCGGCTGTGGGACATCCAGAGCAAGCAGTGCCTGAGGACAATGAATCACAAAG GTCCGGTCACAAACGCCTTCATCGTGCTGGCTCCAGCCAACATGTTCAACCCAGATGGGAAGCCCAgtgtccccctccccaaattCAGCAAACACCTCCAGGGCACTGAGAGCAACGACGAGCAGGGGACTGAGGGGGTGACACTGCGCCTGGGGCTCCACCAGCAG GACTCTGGGGAGAGCTAcctggagaaggcagagaggaTGTACTCACAGATGTACTCCACAAGGGAAAag AATCTGGTGGGAGACCAGGAGCACCTGACGATCCAGGTGAGcgagctggaggaggaggtgagcacCCTCCGGAAGATCAACAAGAACCTCTTCGACTTCTCTGCTCGCATCATCACCAAACCAGCCAAATGA